In a single window of the Streptomyces sp. HUAS ZL42 genome:
- a CDS encoding sensor histidine kinase, whose product MVSVQSPPGRRELPYTRALLLPAILMAAATGAAVALVTEPARLAVGVCGGAATLLVITAGAEAIRRGRQLRIMRADHARHTAYLERRLAERDQESMRLAMDFLPAALQRMRGGDSPGQVMRLLSLEDPEFRDLPDGHHEVIKTVLKIVDREEALRDSAQRSFVSVARRVQAIVHQQAKELREMEEDHGRNPEVFDDLLRIDHGTALIGRLADTVAVLGGGRPGRSWPEPVPLYSVLRGAMSRILEYGRISLDSIAKVNIRGISVEPVIHAAAELLDNACRYSPPKSKVHVTATEVQTGIAIEIEDAGVSLNEEARAKAEGMLEAAKAGVDLQELGDTPRLGLAVVGRLCSAYNMQISLRTSAYGGVRAVLVIPSVMVTSDPAPGFAHGIGATALPTVGPDAVEGPKRPPKKRRPTSPRIPATVSLEDDIPEVTEWTDKGLPQRRSRMKIPLSQRYAEAAAAERAAAEGKPDPFAQAHPEPEPEPKKDDREPGLWVDAFWEGLKKDNPGPDPTDFTRNPTAYLHLINDPARTEADDEGDLK is encoded by the coding sequence ATGGTGAGTGTTCAATCCCCACCCGGACGCCGTGAACTCCCCTACACACGCGCACTGTTGCTGCCCGCGATACTGATGGCCGCGGCGACCGGGGCCGCCGTCGCCCTCGTGACGGAACCCGCCCGGCTCGCCGTCGGCGTGTGCGGAGGCGCCGCCACCCTCCTGGTGATCACGGCGGGAGCCGAGGCGATCCGCCGCGGCCGGCAGCTGCGGATCATGCGTGCGGACCATGCCCGTCACACCGCGTATCTGGAACGGCGGCTCGCGGAGCGCGACCAGGAGAGCATGCGCCTCGCCATGGACTTCCTCCCCGCTGCCCTGCAGCGAATGCGCGGCGGAGACTCCCCCGGGCAGGTGATGCGCCTCCTCAGCCTGGAAGACCCCGAATTCCGCGACCTCCCGGACGGGCATCACGAGGTGATCAAGACCGTCCTCAAGATCGTCGACCGCGAGGAGGCCCTGCGCGACTCGGCCCAGCGCTCCTTCGTCAGCGTCGCCCGCCGCGTCCAGGCGATCGTCCACCAGCAGGCCAAGGAACTCCGGGAGATGGAGGAGGACCACGGCCGCAACCCCGAGGTCTTCGACGACCTCCTGCGCATCGACCACGGCACCGCCCTGATCGGCCGCCTCGCCGACACCGTCGCCGTGCTGGGCGGCGGGCGCCCCGGCCGCAGCTGGCCCGAGCCGGTGCCGCTGTACAGCGTGCTGCGCGGCGCCATGTCCCGGATCCTGGAGTACGGCCGCATCTCGCTGGACTCCATCGCCAAGGTCAACATCCGCGGCATCTCCGTCGAGCCGGTCATCCACGCGGCCGCCGAACTCCTCGACAACGCCTGCCGCTACTCGCCCCCGAAGTCCAAGGTGCACGTCACCGCGACCGAGGTGCAGACCGGCATCGCCATCGAGATCGAGGACGCCGGCGTCAGCCTCAACGAGGAGGCCCGCGCCAAGGCCGAGGGCATGCTGGAGGCGGCCAAGGCCGGCGTCGACCTGCAGGAACTCGGCGACACCCCGCGCCTGGGCCTGGCGGTGGTCGGCCGCCTGTGCTCGGCGTACAACATGCAGATCTCGCTGCGCACCTCCGCCTACGGCGGTGTCCGCGCCGTCCTGGTCATCCCCAGCGTCATGGTCACCTCCGATCCGGCGCCCGGATTCGCCCACGGCATCGGCGCCACCGCTCTGCCCACGGTCGGGCCCGACGCGGTCGAAGGCCCCAAGCGGCCGCCCAAGAAGCGCCGCCCCACCAGCCCGCGCATCCCCGCCACAGTGTCCCTGGAGGACGACATCCCCGAGGTCACCGAGTGGACCGACAAGGGGCTCCCACAGCGCCGCAGCCGGATGAAGATCCCGCTCAGCCAGCGGTACGCCGAGGCGGCCGCCGCCGAACGTGCGGCGGCCGAGGGCAAGCCGGACCCCTTCGCGCAGGCCCACCCCGAACCCGAGCCCGAGCCCAAGAAGGACGACCGTGAACCGGGGCTGTGGGTCGACGCCTTCTGGGAGGGGCTCAAGAAGGACAACCCGGGCCCGGACCCGACCGACTTCACGCGGAATCCGACCGCATATCTGCACCTGATCAACGATCCGGCCCGAACCGAGGCCGACGACGAGGGGGACCTCAAGTGA
- a CDS encoding roadblock/LC7 domain-containing protein: protein MIQQRANFDWMLKELYDGVPGVEMIVVLSADGLRIARYAGDPDAADRVAAACAGLQSLAGAVAQEIPTTDGDMKLVVIEMNGGYFYLMAAGANAYLAVLADVTCEPSRMSASMRDLVVRIGAHLTSPPRRNGQTV from the coding sequence GTGATCCAGCAGCGAGCCAACTTCGACTGGATGCTCAAGGAGCTCTACGACGGCGTACCGGGCGTCGAGATGATCGTGGTGCTCTCGGCGGACGGTCTGCGCATCGCCCGCTACGCAGGTGACCCCGACGCAGCCGACCGCGTCGCCGCGGCCTGCGCGGGCCTGCAGAGCCTCGCGGGTGCCGTCGCCCAGGAGATCCCGACCACCGACGGCGACATGAAACTGGTCGTCATCGAGATGAACGGCGGCTACTTCTATCTCATGGCCGCCGGTGCCAACGCCTACCTCGCGGTGCTCGCCGACGTCACCTGCGAACCCAGCCGGATGAGCGCCAGCATGCGCGACCTCGTCGTCCGGATCGGCGCGCATCTGACCAGTCCGCCCCGGCGGAACGGGCAGACCGTATGA
- a CDS encoding DUF742 domain-containing protein, with protein MTPPQRRRRQPEEQPPPPPPTGKEKEEDGKQPERLYVITGPDGERAPLDLVALIVAQADPPSSAPPEQSAVLRLCTAPLSVAELSAYLTLPFSAMTVLLTEMLAADLVQVRAPIVRRQNLDRSLLEAVMHGLQRL; from the coding sequence ATGACTCCTCCGCAACGCCGACGGCGCCAACCCGAGGAACAACCGCCCCCGCCGCCCCCCACCGGCAAGGAGAAGGAGGAGGACGGAAAGCAACCCGAGCGGCTGTACGTCATCACGGGCCCGGACGGCGAGCGCGCTCCCCTCGACCTGGTCGCGCTGATCGTGGCGCAGGCCGACCCGCCCTCGTCCGCCCCCCCTGAGCAGTCGGCGGTCCTCCGGCTGTGCACCGCCCCGCTGTCGGTGGCCGAGCTGTCGGCCTACCTCACTCTGCCGTTCAGCGCGATGACCGTGCTGCTCACGGAGATGCTGGCGGCCGACCTGGTGCAGGTGCGCGCCCCGATCGTCCGCCGGCAGAACCTCGACCGTTCCCTTCTCGAAGCGGTGATGCATGGACTTCAAAGGCTCTGA
- a CDS encoding ATP/GTP-binding protein has translation MDFKGSDTIPGPRTEDQLPHTTQTAAKIVIVGGFGVGKTTMVGSVSEIRPLTTEETMTQAGVGVDDNYGSESKTATTVAMDFGRIRITEELVLYLFGTPGQQRFWFLWNGLFEGALGAVVLVDTRRLEVSFDVMGRLEERGVPFVVAVNTFPGGPRYPIEDLRSALDLAPDIPIMECDARRRASSRDVLMTLMRFLHSMTTSGSLT, from the coding sequence ATGGACTTCAAAGGCTCTGACACGATCCCCGGCCCACGGACCGAGGACCAGCTGCCGCACACGACGCAGACGGCGGCGAAGATCGTGATCGTGGGCGGCTTCGGTGTCGGCAAGACGACCATGGTCGGCTCGGTCAGCGAGATCAGACCGCTGACCACCGAGGAGACCATGACCCAGGCCGGCGTCGGGGTCGACGACAACTACGGCTCCGAGTCCAAGACCGCCACGACCGTGGCGATGGACTTCGGCCGCATCCGCATCACGGAAGAGCTCGTGCTGTACCTCTTCGGCACACCCGGCCAGCAACGCTTCTGGTTCCTGTGGAACGGGCTCTTCGAAGGCGCACTGGGCGCGGTCGTCCTGGTCGACACCCGCCGCCTCGAGGTCAGCTTCGACGTCATGGGCCGCCTCGAGGAACGCGGCGTCCCCTTCGTGGTCGCCGTCAACACCTTCCCCGGCGGGCCCCGTTACCCCATCGAGGACCTGCGCTCGGCACTCGACCTGGCACCCGACATCCCGATCATGGAGTGCGACGCCCGGCGCCGTGCCTCCAGCCGGGACGTGCTGATGACGCTGATGCGGTTCCTGCACTCCATGACGACGTCCGGCAGCCTCACCTGA
- a CDS encoding cytochrome P450, whose protein sequence is MTPEPHSATDTDDLTTEPPPGCPAHGRGPEGLRRLYGPDAADLGDLYEQLREEHGPVAPVLIHEDVPMWVVLGHAENTHMLRTPAQFSRDSRIWTQLLDGTVKPDHPLMPHIAWQPICSHVEGDEHLRLRGAVTGAMSTIDYRGLRRHINRYTQVLVNRFCETGRADFVGQFAEHLPMAVMCEVLGMADEYNDRIVQAARDMLKGTETAIASNAYIMDALMRLTARRRDRPEDDFTSHLINHPAQLTDEEVGQHLRVVLIAAYESTANLIANVLRVVLTDPRFRAQLNGGQMTVPEAVEQSLWDEPPISAVLGYFAKQDTELGGQRIRQGDGLLFGAAPGNVDPRMRPDPTAHMQGNRSHLAFGGGPHECPGQDIGRAIADTGVDALLTRLPDVQLDCDEDELEWRASIASRHLVALPVRFSPSEQEDVSQAPSYAPVPQHRPAWPVSDKPEPQPAAEVPADPGPAAPPQEPAQAPEPARAPRGWRRFLRWWRGHRPDHS, encoded by the coding sequence GTGACGCCTGAACCCCACTCCGCGACCGACACGGACGACCTCACCACCGAACCGCCACCCGGCTGTCCCGCGCACGGCCGCGGCCCCGAGGGGCTGCGCCGGCTCTACGGCCCCGACGCGGCGGACCTGGGCGACCTCTACGAGCAACTCCGGGAGGAGCACGGACCCGTGGCGCCCGTCCTGATCCACGAGGACGTGCCGATGTGGGTCGTCCTCGGGCACGCCGAGAACACGCACATGCTGCGCACGCCCGCACAGTTCAGTCGGGACTCACGCATCTGGACCCAGCTGCTCGACGGCACGGTCAAGCCCGACCACCCGCTGATGCCGCACATCGCCTGGCAGCCGATCTGCTCCCACGTCGAGGGCGACGAGCACCTGCGCCTGCGCGGCGCGGTCACCGGAGCCATGTCGACCATCGACTACCGCGGTCTGCGGCGCCACATCAACCGCTACACCCAGGTCCTGGTCAACCGGTTCTGCGAAACGGGCCGGGCCGATTTCGTCGGCCAGTTCGCCGAGCACCTGCCCATGGCGGTGATGTGCGAAGTCCTCGGCATGGCCGACGAGTACAACGACCGGATCGTGCAGGCCGCCCGCGACATGCTGAAGGGCACCGAGACCGCGATCGCCAGCAACGCCTACATCATGGACGCCCTGATGCGGCTCACCGCCCGGCGCCGCGACCGGCCGGAGGACGACTTCACCAGCCACCTCATCAACCATCCCGCGCAGCTCACCGACGAGGAGGTCGGCCAGCACCTGCGGGTCGTGCTGATCGCCGCGTACGAGTCCACGGCCAACCTCATCGCCAACGTGCTGCGCGTGGTCCTCACCGACCCGCGCTTCCGCGCCCAGCTCAACGGCGGGCAGATGACGGTACCCGAGGCGGTGGAGCAGTCCCTGTGGGACGAGCCGCCGATCAGCGCCGTCCTCGGCTACTTCGCCAAACAGGACACGGAGCTGGGCGGACAGCGCATCCGCCAGGGCGACGGACTGCTCTTCGGGGCCGCGCCGGGCAACGTCGACCCGCGGATGCGTCCCGATCCGACGGCCCACATGCAGGGCAACCGCTCCCACCTCGCCTTCGGCGGCGGCCCGCACGAATGCCCCGGCCAGGACATCGGCCGTGCCATCGCCGACACCGGTGTCGACGCACTGCTGACACGGCTGCCCGACGTCCAACTCGACTGCGACGAGGACGAGTTGGAGTGGCGCGCATCGATCGCCTCACGCCACCTGGTGGCACTGCCGGTGCGGTTCTCGCCGAGCGAGCAGGAGGACGTGTCGCAGGCACCGTCCTACGCCCCGGTCCCGCAGCATCGGCCCGCCTGGCCCGTGAGCGACAAGCCCGAGCCGCAGCCCGCGGCCGAGGTTCCCGCCGACCCCGGGCCGGCAGCCCCGCCGCAGGAACCCGCGCAGGCACCGGAACCGGCCCGCGCGCCGAGGGGGTGGCGGCGCTTCCTGCGCTGGTGGCGCGGTCACCGACCGGACCACTCCTGA